The following proteins are co-located in the Deinococcus betulae genome:
- a CDS encoding tetratricopeptide repeat protein — protein MLPLPAALLARLSAAAGGVVAPVEVGGNQAGLVAWAQATGRQVSEEVPVNGTGAWLWLPRRRSDLERLPVDSPAPLLLSGSEVLVSVGEWQAALPGQTPAQAAATFRAFGGWPGALPLARAFPGEPHAPLHPQAHALLAPWCPPPQLRAAATRLACADLVTPAVAEALGVAQTDFEALLDGGWLWPEPAGGRFPAALRQWLAPLPAPEAVRCAAQALSAGGHHPAALDTLAAGACWPEYLERLAQTARSAEGEATLRARFQVLPDLWRAEPTALYVAGLLARAARDLDSAQELYTRALPGLSTPLAALAWNARGVVRALSGEVQGALDDFDQAARQPGLSAGEANHNRATLLVQLGRHAEAERSLNAAVAAFREAGDPRREAQSLETLGTLHFGRGLLRDALAPLRTALTLLRADHPAQATLALLNLAECHALLGEVAAAQDLLQEAALVQAADPDPRALGWLRRLRALLALQGGEPRQALALLDLAGAEDPSLQAEMALLQVRAWRELGQPDMARAALDRARPLGLRADLESALLGDESLDSVINAARQEEARLELASALLRRAQPDDLREALALIQAHGYLPLLASAAAAPLAALAHDEATRALFPLHLQALGPLRLTHAGRQLGLADFPTRKSAALLVALALSERPQPRELLAERFWPGAKNPLASLQTAVYHLRSAFSVPVVASERGLLSLLFPVRSDVEELRCALHARDLGRLTELLRPFTAAQSVLPELVTELTEEREQAERVLHDALRLHAAAQPGDDVRRRDALRALITADPYDTASREALIRWHEDRGEQPHAQQERDGLRATLLTLGLED, from the coding sequence ATGTTGCCCCTGCCCGCCGCGCTGCTGGCACGCCTTTCAGCGGCGGCTGGCGGCGTCGTGGCACCGGTAGAGGTGGGCGGCAATCAGGCGGGCCTGGTGGCCTGGGCGCAGGCAACGGGCCGGCAGGTCAGTGAAGAGGTGCCGGTGAACGGCACTGGCGCCTGGCTCTGGCTGCCCCGGCGCCGCAGTGACCTGGAACGGCTGCCGGTGGACTCTCCCGCACCGCTGCTCCTCAGTGGCTCCGAAGTGCTGGTCAGCGTGGGCGAGTGGCAGGCGGCGCTGCCCGGTCAGACGCCAGCCCAGGCAGCGGCGACCTTCCGTGCCTTCGGCGGCTGGCCTGGGGCGCTGCCGCTGGCCCGCGCCTTTCCCGGCGAGCCGCACGCCCCTCTGCACCCCCAGGCCCACGCGCTGCTGGCGCCGTGGTGCCCGCCGCCCCAGTTGCGGGCCGCCGCCACTCGCCTGGCCTGCGCCGATCTGGTGACCCCCGCCGTGGCCGAGGCGCTGGGGGTGGCCCAGACTGACTTTGAGGCGCTGCTGGACGGCGGCTGGCTGTGGCCCGAGCCGGCGGGAGGCCGCTTTCCAGCCGCGCTGCGCCAGTGGCTGGCGCCGTTGCCTGCGCCCGAGGCTGTGCGGTGTGCCGCCCAGGCCCTGAGCGCGGGGGGGCATCATCCAGCGGCCCTGGACACCCTGGCGGCGGGCGCCTGCTGGCCCGAGTACCTGGAGCGGCTGGCCCAGACCGCGCGCAGCGCCGAGGGTGAGGCGACGCTGCGGGCCCGGTTTCAGGTCTTGCCCGACCTCTGGCGGGCCGAACCCACCGCCCTGTATGTTGCGGGGCTGCTGGCGCGCGCGGCGCGCGACCTGGACAGCGCGCAGGAACTGTACACCCGTGCGCTCCCAGGTCTGTCCACGCCCCTGGCCGCGCTGGCCTGGAACGCGCGTGGAGTGGTCCGCGCTCTGAGCGGCGAGGTGCAAGGTGCCCTGGACGACTTTGACCAGGCGGCCCGGCAGCCTGGCCTGAGTGCCGGCGAGGCCAACCACAACCGCGCTACCTTGCTGGTGCAGCTGGGGCGGCACGCCGAGGCCGAGCGCAGCTTGAACGCGGCGGTGGCGGCCTTCCGCGAGGCTGGCGACCCCAGGCGCGAGGCCCAGAGCCTGGAAACCCTGGGCACCCTGCATTTTGGGCGCGGGCTCTTGCGAGACGCCCTGGCGCCGCTGCGTACCGCGCTGACGCTGCTGCGGGCTGACCACCCGGCGCAGGCGACCCTGGCCCTGCTGAACCTGGCCGAATGCCACGCCCTGCTGGGCGAGGTGGCCGCCGCCCAGGACCTGCTTCAGGAGGCGGCGCTGGTGCAGGCGGCAGACCCGGACCCGCGCGCCCTGGGCTGGCTGCGCCGCTTGCGGGCGCTGCTGGCCCTTCAGGGAGGCGAACCCCGGCAGGCCCTGGCCCTGCTGGACCTCGCCGGCGCCGAAGACCCCAGTTTGCAGGCTGAAATGGCGCTGCTTCAGGTCCGGGCGTGGCGGGAGCTGGGTCAACCGGACATGGCGCGCGCGGCATTAGACCGCGCCCGGCCCCTGGGCCTGCGCGCCGACCTGGAATCGGCGCTGCTGGGCGACGAGAGCCTGGACAGCGTGATTAACGCGGCCCGCCAGGAAGAGGCGCGGCTGGAACTGGCCTCGGCACTGCTGCGCCGCGCCCAGCCTGACGATCTGCGCGAAGCCCTGGCCCTGATTCAGGCGCACGGCTACCTGCCGCTGCTGGCGAGTGCTGCTGCCGCGCCCCTGGCGGCGCTGGCGCACGACGAGGCCACGCGCGCCCTGTTTCCTCTGCACCTGCAAGCGCTGGGGCCACTGCGTCTGACCCACGCGGGGCGGCAACTGGGTCTGGCCGATTTTCCTACCCGCAAAAGTGCGGCGCTGCTGGTGGCCCTGGCCCTGTCTGAACGGCCTCAGCCGCGTGAACTGCTGGCCGAACGCTTCTGGCCGGGGGCCAAGAATCCGCTGGCCAGCCTGCAAACGGCGGTGTATCACCTGCGCAGCGCCTTCTCGGTGCCGGTGGTGGCCAGCGAGCGGGGGCTGCTGTCCCTGCTGTTTCCAGTGCGCAGTGACGTTGAAGAGTTGCGCTGCGCCCTACATGCACGCGACCTGGGCCGCCTGACCGAATTGCTGCGGCCCTTTACCGCGGCCCAGAGTGTGCTGCCCGAACTGGTCACTGAGTTGACTGAGGAGCGAGAACAGGCCGAGCGTGTGCTGCACGACGCCCTGCGCCTGCACGCGGCGGCCCAGCCCGGCGACGATGTGCGCCGCCGTGACGCCCTGCGCGCCCTGATCACCGCTGACCCCTACGACACGGCCAGCCGCGAAGCCCTGATTCGCTGGCACGAAGACCGGGGCGAGCAGCCCCATGCCCAGCAGGAGCGCGACGGGTTGAGGGCCACCCTGCTGACCCTGGGCCTGGAGGACTGA
- a CDS encoding S8 family serine peptidase → MKKVSTTVLGLTVLLSACGQSTPQGTGATVASQTQGRLQAQGTALSACSALYATAPQDVQVDSTLRYGQVGTLILSFADDASKGRAVTWMDASLPVNLGQGLGALENLPVVAVKTLVTPQLVEQLKTSLPGLVSVYQDAPLSYKLAESVKFIGADTARTTYGVTGRGVGVGIIDSGVDATHPDLAHTAKNVKLVGPVTDTPAGGYLYLDLPNTDTSSGHGTHVASTIGGSGAASAGGRERRGVAPGATLVGVGAGEGLSILYALQGFDYLLKPDIREAHNIRVISNSWGSSGEFAPYNPISLAAKRAYEAGMVVVFAAGNEGPGANTLNPYSASPCVMSVAAGDKQGYLGDFSSRGRAGDALVHPDVTAPGVDISAARALTGLAATTVPDTDNPRYSTISGTSMATPHISGVVALMLEANPKMNLDSVLATFKKTSRKMYYVAQATGGLDPNQVVVKQREEWEVGFGYVDANAAVREAARQNPARTTVQTTALPGWSGTVSTAVCAPTVNCVQNAEHSHSLAVPAGSSVLRVTTDWGNPAFDLDLEVYSPAGQLVGSSAQGTSTGEAVSIPNPAAGTWRVVLKGFLNAPTTYTGAAEVDKIVRK, encoded by the coding sequence ATGAAGAAAGTGTCCACCACCGTTCTGGGTCTGACCGTCCTTCTTTCCGCCTGCGGCCAAAGCACCCCCCAGGGCACGGGGGCGACCGTGGCCAGCCAGACCCAGGGCCGCCTCCAGGCGCAGGGCACCGCTCTGTCGGCCTGCTCGGCGCTGTATGCCACGGCGCCGCAGGACGTGCAGGTGGACAGCACCCTGCGTTACGGCCAGGTGGGCACCCTGATTCTGTCGTTTGCCGATGACGCCAGTAAGGGCCGCGCCGTCACCTGGATGGACGCCAGCCTGCCTGTGAACCTGGGGCAGGGCCTGGGGGCCCTTGAGAACCTGCCGGTGGTGGCGGTCAAAACGCTGGTTACGCCGCAACTGGTCGAGCAGCTGAAGACCAGTCTGCCGGGGCTGGTCTCGGTTTATCAAGACGCGCCCCTGAGCTACAAGCTGGCCGAGAGCGTGAAGTTTATCGGCGCCGACACGGCCCGCACCACCTACGGCGTGACCGGGCGCGGCGTGGGCGTGGGCATCATTGACTCGGGGGTGGACGCCACGCACCCCGACCTGGCGCACACCGCCAAGAACGTCAAGCTGGTGGGCCCTGTCACGGACACCCCAGCCGGCGGATACCTGTACCTGGACCTGCCCAATACCGACACCAGCAGCGGGCACGGCACGCATGTGGCCAGCACCATCGGTGGCTCTGGCGCCGCCTCGGCGGGGGGGCGCGAGCGGCGCGGGGTGGCCCCCGGCGCCACCCTGGTGGGCGTGGGCGCGGGCGAGGGCCTGAGCATCCTGTACGCCCTGCAGGGCTTTGACTACCTGCTGAAACCCGACATCCGCGAGGCACACAACATCCGCGTGATCAGTAATTCGTGGGGCAGCAGCGGCGAATTTGCGCCGTACAACCCCATCAGCCTGGCGGCCAAACGCGCCTACGAGGCCGGCATGGTGGTCGTGTTCGCCGCTGGCAACGAAGGGCCCGGTGCCAACACCCTCAACCCCTACTCGGCCAGCCCCTGCGTCATGAGCGTGGCCGCCGGCGACAAGCAGGGCTACCTGGGTGACTTTTCCAGCCGGGGCCGCGCGGGCGACGCCCTGGTTCACCCGGACGTGACGGCCCCCGGCGTGGACATCAGCGCGGCGCGCGCCCTGACCGGCCTAGCGGCCACCACCGTGCCCGACACCGATAACCCCCGCTACAGCACCATCAGCGGCACCAGTATGGCGACCCCGCACATCAGCGGTGTGGTGGCCCTGATGCTGGAAGCCAACCCGAAGATGAATCTGGACAGCGTACTGGCCACCTTCAAGAAGACCAGCCGCAAGATGTACTACGTGGCGCAGGCCACGGGTGGCCTGGACCCCAACCAGGTGGTCGTCAAGCAGCGCGAGGAATGGGAAGTGGGCTTCGGCTACGTGGACGCAAACGCCGCCGTGCGCGAGGCCGCGCGTCAAAACCCTGCGCGCACCACGGTACAGACCACTGCGCTGCCCGGCTGGAGCGGCACGGTCAGCACCGCCGTGTGCGCCCCCACAGTAAACTGCGTGCAGAACGCCGAACACAGCCACAGCCTGGCTGTTCCTGCGGGCAGCAGCGTCCTGCGCGTGACGACCGACTGGGGCAACCCCGCCTTTGACCTGGACCTGGAGGTATATAGCCCCGCCGGGCAGCTGGTCGGTTCCAGCGCCCAGGGCACCAGCACGGGCGAGGCCGTCAGCATTCCCAACCCTGCCGCCGGCACCTGGCGCGTGGTCCTGAAGGGCTTTCTGAACGCGCCCACCACCTACACGGGCGCGGCCGAGGTGGACAAAATCGTTAGGAAGTAA
- the ccsA gene encoding cytochrome c biogenesis protein CcsA, whose product MKRDLTTTLLGAVTLASVLAVLGLGLSAPLDTNQGSLVRLMFVHVPTAWLSYLAYGGTGLFGLLYLIQRRRHWDRLAMASAEMGVLFTLATIVGGMLWAKPTWGTYWVWDARLTTTALSLVVYGGYLLIRSLIDDPDRRARVSAVVGIVGTLYVPVNYMAVEWWRGVHQTQTLKLLGGIQWKAESVYLPTLMFATFTFTLLYVYLLRLRGILAAREEAREERELTRDDLSTAGVEVARG is encoded by the coding sequence ATGAAACGAGACCTCACGACAACGCTGCTGGGCGCAGTCACGCTGGCCAGTGTGCTGGCTGTTCTGGGCCTGGGCCTGAGCGCGCCGCTGGACACCAACCAGGGCTCCCTGGTGCGCCTGATGTTCGTGCATGTGCCCACCGCCTGGCTGAGTTACCTGGCCTACGGCGGCACCGGGCTGTTTGGCCTGCTGTACCTCATTCAGCGCCGCCGCCACTGGGACCGCCTGGCGATGGCCAGTGCCGAAATGGGCGTGCTGTTTACCCTGGCGACCATCGTGGGCGGCATGCTGTGGGCCAAACCCACCTGGGGTACCTACTGGGTCTGGGACGCCCGCCTGACCACCACCGCCCTGAGCCTGGTGGTCTACGGCGGCTACCTGCTGATTCGGAGCCTGATTGATGACCCCGACCGGCGCGCGCGGGTCTCGGCGGTGGTGGGCATCGTGGGCACGCTGTACGTGCCTGTCAATTACATGGCCGTGGAGTGGTGGCGCGGCGTTCACCAGACCCAGACCCTCAAGCTGCTGGGCGGCATTCAGTGGAAGGCCGAATCGGTGTACCTGCCCACCCTGATGTTTGCGACCTTTACCTTCACACTGCTGTATGTCTATCTGCTGCGCCTGCGCGGCATTCTGGCGGCCCGTGAAGAAGCGCGCGAGGAACGTGAACTGACCCGTGACGACCTGAGCACCGCCGGGGTGGAGGTGGCCCGTGGATAA
- the ccmE gene encoding cytochrome c maturation protein CcmE: protein MTAPLSPLPRARQRRRSPWPAVLGVTALVGLVGAIAFSNLNKSLEYFVTPTEYQQQRADLEGRPIRIGGLVQNAQYDPQTLQLRFVVSDGGASFPVQYTGAVSDLFKDNQGVVVRGQFQGGTFHASDLVVKHSEEYRVPETQAELKDMLKTTP from the coding sequence TTGACGGCGCCCCTGTCTCCCCTGCCACGTGCCCGGCAGCGCCGGCGCAGTCCCTGGCCAGCCGTGCTGGGCGTGACCGCGCTGGTGGGCCTGGTCGGCGCCATTGCCTTTAGCAACCTGAACAAGAGCCTGGAATACTTCGTGACCCCCACCGAGTACCAGCAGCAGCGCGCCGATCTGGAGGGCCGCCCGATTCGCATCGGCGGCCTGGTCCAGAACGCACAGTACGACCCGCAGACCCTCCAGCTGCGCTTTGTGGTGTCAGACGGTGGGGCCAGCTTTCCGGTGCAGTACACCGGGGCCGTCAGCGACCTGTTCAAAGACAACCAGGGCGTCGTGGTGCGCGGCCAGTTTCAGGGCGGCACCTTTCACGCCTCCGACCTGGTCGTCAAACACAGCGAGGAATACCGCGTCCCCGAAACCCAGGCCGAGCTGAAGGACATGCTCAAGACCACGCCGTGA
- a CDS encoding heme lyase CcmF/NrfE family subunit, translating into MLNLISFSSSAAGALGQLSLLGALLFCLAGLGLAVLGGVCRDARLTEAARRATWAVFALTTLGTLVLLGALLRDDFSVRYVAEHSMRASPTWIKVTGLWGALEGSILLWAWLLAGFTFILSLTLRRDALRPWALATMFVSLLFFVGVCATVASPFTPLAAVPTDGRGPNPALQNHWMMAVHPVLLYLGFVGLSVPFAYAVAALVTGRLSDHWVVVTRRWTLVAWTFLTAAIVAGGWWSYETLGWGGYWAWDPVENASFIPWLLTTAFLHSIQIQERRGLMRSWNVWLIVLAYASTVLGTFLNRSGIVQSVHAFAGGPVGPVFLGFLALLLVLGTLLAAWRAPHLRDEAELPGVLSREGAFLAGNWLFVVFAVMVLVGTLFPTFVEAAQGRRDASVGPAFYNAFAIPLGLGLLLLMGVGPLLPWRRADGQGLWRALRPLLAAGLGAAALAFALGVRHPGVLTTLALSAYNLLGLGLLTVRAARQAGGLAHTLRAQPRRYGAYLAHIGLVVVALGLAYSGTYRRDAQATLNLNRPVPLLAERLELTGLTTETRSDGRSVVARVRIDGQPYRARLNTYVQGGNTPFPAPAVRYSLTGDTYLVVTAADPGGQWASVRLIESPLVSWLWWGTLLICLGASVTLVNPVRAARPAAARLAPATD; encoded by the coding sequence ATGCTGAACCTGATTTCGTTCTCGTCGAGTGCCGCTGGCGCCCTGGGGCAGCTGAGCCTGCTGGGCGCGCTGCTGTTCTGCCTGGCGGGCCTGGGGCTGGCGGTGCTGGGGGGCGTGTGCCGCGACGCCCGCCTGACCGAAGCCGCCCGCCGCGCCACCTGGGCGGTGTTTGCGCTCACCACACTGGGCACCCTGGTGCTGCTGGGCGCCCTGCTGCGCGACGACTTCTCGGTGCGCTACGTCGCCGAGCACTCCATGCGGGCCTCGCCCACCTGGATCAAGGTGACGGGGCTCTGGGGCGCGCTGGAAGGCAGCATTCTGCTGTGGGCGTGGCTGCTGGCTGGCTTTACCTTCATCCTCAGCCTGACGCTGCGGCGCGACGCCCTGCGGCCCTGGGCGCTGGCCACCATGTTTGTCAGCCTGCTGTTTTTCGTGGGCGTGTGCGCCACCGTGGCCTCGCCTTTCACGCCACTGGCCGCTGTGCCAACCGACGGGCGCGGCCCCAACCCGGCGCTGCAAAACCACTGGATGATGGCCGTTCACCCGGTGCTGCTGTACCTGGGCTTCGTGGGCCTGAGCGTGCCGTTTGCCTACGCGGTGGCGGCTCTGGTGACGGGCCGCCTGTCCGACCACTGGGTCGTGGTCACGCGGCGCTGGACGCTGGTGGCCTGGACCTTCCTGACAGCCGCGATTGTGGCCGGCGGCTGGTGGAGTTACGAAACGCTGGGCTGGGGCGGCTACTGGGCCTGGGACCCGGTGGAAAACGCCTCTTTTATTCCCTGGCTGCTGACCACCGCCTTCCTGCACTCCATTCAGATTCAGGAACGCCGGGGCCTGATGCGCTCGTGGAACGTGTGGCTGATTGTCCTGGCCTACGCCAGCACGGTGCTGGGCACTTTCCTCAACCGCAGCGGGATTGTGCAGAGCGTGCACGCCTTTGCGGGCGGGCCGGTGGGGCCCGTGTTCCTGGGCTTTCTGGCCCTGCTGCTGGTGCTGGGGACCCTGCTGGCCGCGTGGCGCGCGCCGCACCTGCGCGACGAGGCCGAGTTGCCCGGCGTGCTCAGCCGCGAAGGGGCCTTCCTGGCGGGCAACTGGCTGTTCGTGGTGTTTGCGGTGATGGTGCTGGTGGGGACGCTGTTTCCCACCTTCGTGGAAGCTGCGCAGGGCCGCCGGGACGCCAGCGTGGGCCCTGCTTTTTACAACGCCTTCGCCATTCCGCTGGGCCTGGGGCTGCTTCTGCTCATGGGCGTGGGCCCGCTGCTGCCCTGGCGCCGCGCCGATGGGCAAGGCCTGTGGCGGGCGCTACGGCCGCTGCTGGCCGCCGGCCTGGGGGCCGCTGCCCTGGCCTTTGCCCTGGGTGTGCGCCACCCCGGCGTGCTCACGACCCTGGCCCTGAGCGCCTATAACCTGCTGGGCCTGGGGCTACTGACGGTGCGCGCGGCGCGGCAGGCGGGCGGCCTGGCCCACACCCTGCGCGCCCAGCCCCGGCGCTACGGCGCCTACCTGGCCCACATTGGCCTCGTGGTGGTCGCGCTGGGCCTGGCTTACAGCGGCACCTACCGCCGCGACGCCCAGGCGACCCTGAACCTGAACCGGCCTGTGCCCCTGCTGGCCGAACGCCTGGAACTGACCGGCCTGACCACCGAAACCCGTTCGGATGGCCGCTCGGTGGTGGCCCGCGTCCGGATCGACGGCCAGCCCTACCGCGCCCGCCTGAACACCTACGTTCAGGGAGGCAACACGCCCTTTCCCGCGCCAGCGGTGCGCTATAGCCTGACCGGCGACACCTATCTGGTGGTCACCGCCGCCGACCCAGGGGGCCAGTGGGCCAGCGTGCGCCTGATTGAAAGCCCGCTGGTGTCGTGGCTGTGGTGGGGCACCCTGCTGATCTGCCTGGGGGCCAGTGTCACGCTGGTCAACCCTGTTCGCGCCGCTCGCCCAGCGGCGGCTCGCCTGGCCCCGGCCACCGACTGA
- a CDS encoding TlpA family protein disulfide reductase, which produces MTDMTQPPPPPAAPAWRRFVPPLIAFALVAALAAALLSPARHATTGGPLVGKPAPAFALRSLEGAEVSLASLRGRPVVLNFWASWCGPCREEAPLLRELSERQSSGAGLTVVGILYNETNEQNARDFIREYALAYPNLKDPSTAVGLDYGLIGIPETVFIDASGVVKHFDRGGLTRDKLNAGLSAIGVPGL; this is translated from the coding sequence ATGACTGACATGACCCAGCCTCCGCCTCCACCCGCCGCGCCGGCCTGGCGCCGCTTCGTGCCCCCCCTGATCGCCTTTGCGCTGGTGGCGGCGCTGGCCGCCGCGCTGCTCAGCCCGGCGCGTCACGCCACCACGGGCGGCCCCCTGGTGGGGAAACCCGCGCCCGCCTTTGCCCTGCGAAGCCTGGAGGGCGCAGAAGTCAGCCTGGCCAGCCTCAGGGGCCGTCCCGTCGTCCTGAATTTCTGGGCCTCGTGGTGCGGCCCCTGCCGCGAGGAAGCACCGCTGCTGCGCGAACTGAGCGAGCGGCAGAGCAGTGGCGCGGGCCTGACCGTCGTGGGCATCCTGTACAACGAGACCAACGAGCAAAATGCCCGTGACTTCATCCGCGAATACGCGCTGGCCTACCCCAACCTGAAAGACCCCAGCACTGCCGTAGGGCTGGACTACGGCCTGATTGGCATTCCTGAAACCGTGTTCATCGACGCCAGTGGCGTGGTAAAGCACTTTGACCGGGGCGGCCTGACCCGCGACAAGCTGAACGCTGGCCTCAGCGCCATCGGAGTGCCGGGGCTGTGA
- a CDS encoding cytochrome c-type biogenesis protein: protein MRPIRLTLLTLGLLGGASAAPILTPAQEARAAAIQKNLRCPLCDTGESIADSRADISATMRAAVRQQVAAGRGDGDIYLFFTQRYGNFVLLDPPKSGRNLWLWGTPLAALAAGGALLWVRFRRGPATSATPDAAEQPDDAFDSYLAQVQRDTGQGRKTP, encoded by the coding sequence GTGAGGCCCATACGCCTCACTCTGCTGACCCTGGGCTTGCTGGGCGGGGCCAGCGCAGCCCCCATCCTGACCCCGGCGCAGGAGGCGCGCGCCGCCGCCATTCAGAAAAATCTGCGCTGTCCGCTGTGCGACACCGGCGAGTCCATCGCCGACTCACGCGCCGACATCAGCGCGACTATGCGCGCGGCGGTGCGGCAGCAGGTGGCGGCTGGGCGAGGTGACGGCGACATCTACCTGTTCTTTACCCAGCGTTACGGCAACTTCGTGTTGCTGGACCCGCCCAAGAGTGGGCGCAACCTGTGGCTGTGGGGCACCCCTCTGGCGGCGCTCGCGGCCGGCGGCGCCCTGCTGTGGGTCCGGTTTCGCCGGGGACCGGCCACCAGCGCGACCCCGGACGCCGCCGAGCAGCCCGACGACGCCTTTGACTCCTACCTGGCCCAGGTGCAGCGCGACACCGGCCAGGGGCGGAAGACGCCGTGA
- a CDS encoding c-type cytochrome, with translation MTAAALLSLSILALALMVCLWLVTEPLRAGAPSDPDAPAREGLEAERDRLYTELATLTDERRRPDLERRAALTLRALDALPPAPRPERGGDGRRGRQWALTALGLSALLVGAGAVTFVPRWQLAALPAGEAANVQAVLNLPALRARAERTRTAPDYLAWGRAAFDTSAYDQAVSAYGNTLKLNPRQPEALRRLGILLLTRGEQGGAAPSAGDAAQAALLIRTAAQLAPQEPESQLLLGFALARFGQDQEALRALERYRTLDPQGRDADELISAIRARQTDSDPGLRVYAANCASCHGPAGGGGIGPSLRESVLSRDALRQVTVQGKGAMPGFPQIRGQDLEALLDLLEGWQPGKAAAP, from the coding sequence GTGACTGCGGCGGCGCTGCTGAGCCTCAGCATTCTGGCGCTGGCCCTGATGGTCTGCCTGTGGCTGGTCACCGAGCCTCTGCGCGCCGGCGCCCCCAGCGACCCAGACGCCCCGGCACGCGAGGGACTAGAGGCCGAGCGGGACCGCCTGTACACCGAGCTGGCCACCCTGACTGACGAGCGCCGCCGCCCCGACCTGGAGCGCCGGGCCGCCCTGACCCTGCGGGCGCTAGACGCGCTGCCCCCCGCTCCCCGCCCGGAGCGAGGCGGCGATGGTCGCCGGGGGCGGCAGTGGGCGCTGACCGCCCTGGGACTGTCGGCCCTGCTGGTGGGCGCCGGCGCGGTGACCTTTGTGCCGCGCTGGCAACTGGCGGCCCTGCCCGCCGGTGAGGCCGCCAACGTGCAGGCGGTGCTGAACCTGCCGGCCCTCAGGGCACGCGCCGAACGGACCCGCACCGCGCCTGACTACCTGGCCTGGGGCCGGGCGGCCTTTGACACCTCAGCCTATGACCAGGCGGTCAGTGCCTACGGCAACACCCTGAAACTCAATCCCCGCCAGCCTGAAGCGCTGCGCCGCCTGGGCATTTTGCTGCTCACACGCGGCGAGCAGGGCGGGGCGGCGCCCAGCGCAGGCGACGCGGCCCAGGCCGCGCTCCTCATCCGCACCGCCGCGCAACTGGCGCCCCAGGAACCCGAGTCGCAGCTGCTGCTGGGCTTTGCCCTGGCCCGCTTCGGTCAGGACCAAGAGGCTCTGCGTGCGCTGGAGCGCTACCGCACCCTGGACCCCCAGGGCCGCGACGCCGACGAGCTCATCAGCGCCATCCGTGCCCGCCAGACCGACAGCGATCCTGGCCTGCGTGTGTACGCGGCCAACTGCGCGTCGTGCCACGGACCAGCGGGCGGCGGCGGCATCGGCCCCAGCCTGCGCGAGTCGGTCCTGAGCCGGGACGCCCTGCGGCAAGTCACCGTGCAGGGCAAGGGCGCCATGCCAGGCTTTCCCCAGATAAGGGGCCAGGACCTAGAGGCGCTGCTGGACCTGCTGGAAGGCTGGCAGCCGGGCAAGGCCGCCGCTCCGTGA
- a CDS encoding Rieske 2Fe-2S domain-containing protein codes for MKARRAPLTRRALLERWWLLPVAGTAGAFGYMGWYAARVTLGKRGVGPTEFQAGPPLRLAALDRLGVPWAEHTFSYAGRPCTLLRVPRPVEGGLSAPGGVHLAAFSRVCTHLGCQVNLVRDPEVLAFAFNYRPPDGQPQLGCRCHYSVFSPLQAGQAVFGKANGPLPRVRLELRGAEVWATGIEPAPSLGG; via the coding sequence GTGAAGGCCCGCCGCGCGCCCCTGACCCGGCGGGCGCTGCTGGAACGCTGGTGGCTGCTGCCCGTGGCCGGCACGGCAGGCGCCTTTGGATACATGGGCTGGTACGCCGCGCGCGTCACGCTGGGCAAGCGCGGTGTGGGGCCAACTGAGTTTCAGGCCGGGCCGCCCCTGCGCCTGGCCGCGCTGGACCGCCTGGGCGTCCCCTGGGCCGAACACACCTTCTCCTATGCTGGTCGGCCCTGCACGCTGCTGCGGGTGCCGCGCCCCGTTGAGGGTGGCCTGAGTGCGCCGGGCGGCGTCCATCTGGCGGCCTTTTCGCGGGTCTGCACGCACCTGGGCTGTCAGGTCAATCTGGTGCGCGACCCAGAGGTGCTGGCCTTCGCCTTCAACTACCGCCCGCCCGATGGTCAGCCGCAGCTGGGGTGCCGCTGTCACTACAGTGTGTTTTCGCCCCTGCAAGCTGGACAGGCCGTGTTCGGCAAGGCCAATGGCCCGCTGCCGCGCGTGCGCCTGGAACTGCGCGGGGCAGAGGTCTGGGCCACCGGCATCGAACCGGCGCCCAGCCTGGGAGGCTAG
- a CDS encoding GNAT family N-acetyltransferase, whose protein sequence is MTPLTFTTGDLRAASGVLQASAAQLQARGRLLWPPESLTPERLARHYPPHIWRVAWRGPQAAGTFCLLESDPPFWPDDPPGEALYLHKLAVHPEAQGGGLGPALLREAVIQTRAAGRPWLKLDTAADRPALQALYETFGFERCGQRRVFEFEVVLYRLAVVGNAIHPEDELPAPDKFA, encoded by the coding sequence ATGACGCCACTGACCTTTACCACTGGTGACCTGCGCGCCGCGTCTGGGGTGTTGCAGGCCAGCGCCGCCCAGCTTCAGGCGCGCGGCCGCCTCCTATGGCCGCCTGAAAGCCTGACCCCGGAGCGGCTGGCCCGGCACTATCCGCCCCACATATGGCGCGTGGCCTGGCGCGGCCCCCAGGCCGCCGGGACCTTCTGCCTGCTGGAGAGCGATCCCCCGTTCTGGCCTGACGACCCGCCTGGCGAGGCGCTGTATTTGCACAAGCTGGCGGTGCACCCAGAGGCGCAGGGAGGCGGCCTGGGCCCGGCGCTGCTGCGCGAGGCCGTCATCCAGACCCGCGCGGCTGGCCGCCCCTGGCTCAAGCTGGACACCGCCGCCGACCGCCCCGCGCTTCAGGCGCTCTACGAGACCTTCGGCTTTGAGCGCTGCGGACAGCGCCGCGTCTTTGAGTTCGAGGTGGTCCTGTACCGCTTGGCTGTCGTAGGGAACGCCATACACCCAGAGGATGAGTTGCCTGCCCCAGACAAGTTCGCCTGA